In Rhodanobacter humi, the following are encoded in one genomic region:
- the tsaA gene encoding tRNA (N6-threonylcarbamoyladenosine(37)-N6)-methyltransferase TrmO → MDETAPFAFRPIAHVRSPYARRIDAPHQSTVVTGTESGAEAEARIEFTDGLPAEAFADLAGFERIWLLFVFHRSEGWKPQVRPPRGGGKRGVLATRSPHRPNAIGLSAVELVAVEERALRVRGVDLLDGTPILDIKPYVPYADAFPAARAGWIDAIDATQGRHSAPGPKRPRRPARGDPG, encoded by the coding sequence ATGGACGAAACCGCCCCCTTCGCCTTCCGCCCCATCGCCCACGTGCGCTCGCCTTACGCGCGGCGCATCGACGCGCCGCACCAGTCCACCGTGGTGACGGGCACCGAGAGCGGCGCCGAGGCAGAGGCGCGCATCGAGTTCACGGACGGCTTGCCGGCCGAGGCGTTTGCCGACCTCGCCGGTTTCGAGCGTATCTGGCTGCTGTTCGTGTTCCATCGCAGCGAGGGCTGGAAGCCGCAGGTGCGGCCGCCGCGCGGCGGCGGCAAGCGCGGTGTGCTGGCCACGCGCTCGCCGCATCGGCCCAACGCGATCGGGCTGTCCGCGGTGGAGCTGGTCGCGGTGGAGGAACGCGCGCTGCGTGTGCGTGGGGTGGATCTGCTGGATGGCACGCCGATCCTGGACATCAAGCCCTACGTGCCTTACGCCGATGCCTTTCCCGCCGCACGCGCAGGCTGGATCGACGCGATCGACGCGACCCAGGGCCGGCACTCCGCGCCCGGTCCGAAGCGGCCACGGCGGCCGGCCAGGGGCGACCCGGGCTGA
- a CDS encoding Slp family lipoprotein, translated as MRLATVSARLALPALLLSLAACAPAPIYKAAPGTLAATPTQVAQAPKQYARGQVIWGGRVVAVNNLPDHSEIEILAYPLDSSQRPKFGAGGNGRFIALLPGYAEPMNYPNGAPITVDGQLAGSRAGKVGEADYVFPLVQIARSHVWTAEEMRSGHPNINFGVGLGVGIR; from the coding sequence ATGCGCCTCGCCACCGTTTCCGCCCGCCTCGCCCTCCCCGCCTTGCTGCTGAGCCTTGCCGCCTGCGCCCCCGCGCCGATCTACAAGGCCGCGCCCGGCACCCTCGCCGCCACGCCCACGCAAGTGGCGCAGGCGCCCAAGCAATACGCCCGCGGCCAGGTGATCTGGGGCGGCCGCGTGGTGGCGGTGAACAACCTGCCCGACCACAGCGAGATCGAGATCCTCGCCTATCCGCTGGATTCCTCGCAGCGGCCGAAATTCGGCGCCGGCGGCAACGGCCGCTTCATCGCCCTGCTGCCCGGCTACGCCGAACCGATGAACTACCCCAACGGTGCACCGATCACCGTTGACGGCCAGTTGGCCGGCAGCCGCGCCGGCAAGGTCGGCGAGGCCGACTACGTGTTCCCGCTGGTGCAGATCGCACGGTCGCACGTGTGGACCGCCGAGGAAATGCGCAGCGGGCATCCGAACATCAATTTCGGGGTGGGGTTGGGCGTGGGCATCCGCTGA
- a CDS encoding 23S rRNA (adenine(2030)-N(6))-methyltransferase RlmJ: MNYRHAYHAGNFADVLKHTVLLALIDALKLKPAPFCVVDTHAGSGCYALDGAEAGKTGEYKDGIARLLYPDLYVDTRTAAALPHLLRRWLDGILAVPGNEETLKLYPGSPLQAALAMRDIDSAQLCELHPEEAARLRELFHRDARMHVHERNGYEALKALLPPQEKRGLVLIDPPYEAQEAEYRLIEQALKEALQRWPTGIYAIWYPIKRRSQVQPFLRWLGHCGAKRVLRAELLVHGDDSPLRLNGSGMAIVNAPWQLDETLREPLRALARLLAQERPAEWKLDWLAAESAAAPAKPARPTRLSPTPRRR, from the coding sequence ATGAACTATCGCCATGCCTACCACGCGGGCAATTTCGCCGACGTCCTCAAGCACACCGTGCTGCTGGCGCTGATCGATGCGCTCAAGCTCAAGCCCGCGCCGTTCTGCGTGGTCGACACCCATGCCGGCAGCGGCTGCTACGCGCTGGACGGCGCCGAGGCCGGCAAGACCGGCGAGTACAAGGACGGCATCGCCCGCCTGCTCTATCCCGACCTGTATGTCGACACCCGCACCGCCGCCGCGCTGCCGCACCTGCTGCGCCGCTGGCTGGACGGCATCCTCGCCGTGCCCGGCAACGAGGAGACCCTCAAGCTCTACCCCGGCTCGCCGCTGCAGGCCGCGCTGGCGATGCGCGACATCGACAGCGCGCAGCTGTGCGAACTGCATCCGGAGGAAGCCGCACGGCTGCGCGAACTGTTCCACCGCGACGCGCGCATGCACGTGCACGAACGCAACGGCTACGAGGCGCTGAAGGCGCTGCTGCCGCCGCAGGAGAAGCGCGGCCTGGTGCTGATCGACCCGCCCTACGAGGCGCAGGAGGCCGAATACCGGCTGATCGAGCAGGCGTTGAAGGAAGCGCTGCAGCGCTGGCCCACCGGCATCTACGCGATCTGGTATCCGATCAAGCGGCGCAGCCAGGTGCAACCCTTCCTGCGCTGGCTCGGCCACTGCGGCGCGAAGCGCGTGCTGCGCGCGGAACTGCTGGTGCACGGCGACGACTCGCCGCTGCGCCTCAACGGCTCCGGCATGGCGATCGTCAACGCGCCCTGGCAGCTCGACGAAACCCTGCGCGAACCGCTGCGCGCGCTGGCCCGCCTGCTTGCGCAGGAGCGCCCCGCCGAATGGAAACTGGACTGGCTGGCGGCCGAATCCGCCGCCGCGCCCGCGAAACCCGCCAGGCCCACGCGGCTATCGCCCACGCCGCGCCGCCGTTAA
- a CDS encoding copper resistance system multicopper oxidase — translation MKPFVPPATDLSRRRFVQGIALGGAIAGLGLLRSANVWASNGLGRPQVLSGTEFALDIDETLVNFTGRPRLATTVNGGVPGPTLRWKQGTTVTLRVTNRLRVPTSIHWHGIILPFREDGVPGISFPGIAPGETFTYRFPVRQSGTYWYHSHSGWQEQTGLYGPLVIEPAGPERHPTARDYVVMLNDWTDQNPGHIFATLKRRSDYYNYAQPTAPEFLRDVREQGLRRALAERRMWNGMRMNPGDLSDVSGCAYTYLMNGTAPAGNWTGLFKPGEKIRLRFINGSSMTIFDVRIPGLKLTVVSADGQDVEPVPVDEFRIAVAETYDVIVEPQEDRAFAIFAQAIDRTGYACGTLAPRPGMQAVVPAMDPRMPLAMVDMMGAMGSSPLSPGGRVRAERGVAGSTEPSPPTPLPRSSKQGHPAPSPRPEGEGSDVRHARTEYRNPGVDMHVDMPRTNLDDPGTGLRDNGRRVLTYADLHTIGGSIDPREPSREIELHLTGNMERYMWSFDGVKFSDAKSIHFRSGERLRIVLVNDTMMNHPIHLHGMWSELERPDGQFQVRKHTINVQPAQRIAYGVSADNLGRWAYHCHMLYHMEAGMMREVVVS, via the coding sequence ATGAAACCGTTTGTTCCACCCGCGACCGACCTGTCGCGCCGTCGTTTCGTCCAGGGCATCGCGCTGGGCGGCGCGATTGCCGGCCTCGGTCTGCTGCGTTCGGCGAATGTCTGGGCGTCGAACGGCCTTGGCCGGCCACAGGTATTGAGCGGCACCGAGTTCGCGCTCGACATCGACGAGACCCTGGTGAATTTCACCGGCCGGCCGCGCCTCGCCACCACCGTCAATGGCGGTGTTCCCGGTCCGACCCTGCGCTGGAAGCAAGGCACCACGGTCACGCTGCGCGTCACCAACCGCTTGCGCGTGCCCACGTCGATCCACTGGCACGGCATCATCCTGCCGTTCCGCGAGGATGGCGTGCCCGGCATCAGCTTCCCCGGCATCGCACCGGGCGAGACCTTCACCTACCGCTTCCCGGTGCGCCAGAGCGGCACCTACTGGTATCACTCGCATTCCGGCTGGCAGGAGCAGACCGGGCTGTACGGCCCGCTGGTGATCGAACCGGCCGGCCCGGAGCGACACCCCACCGCGCGCGATTACGTGGTGATGCTCAACGACTGGACCGACCAGAACCCCGGGCACATCTTCGCCACGCTGAAACGGCGGAGCGACTACTACAACTACGCGCAACCCACCGCGCCCGAATTCCTCCGCGACGTGCGCGAGCAGGGGCTGCGACGCGCGCTGGCCGAGCGCAGGATGTGGAACGGGATGCGCATGAATCCCGGCGACCTCAGCGACGTTTCCGGTTGCGCCTACACGTACCTGATGAACGGCACCGCCCCGGCCGGCAACTGGACCGGCCTGTTCAAGCCCGGCGAGAAGATCCGGCTGCGCTTCATCAACGGCTCGTCGATGACGATCTTCGACGTGCGCATTCCGGGCCTGAAGCTGACCGTGGTCAGCGCGGATGGCCAGGATGTCGAACCGGTGCCGGTGGACGAGTTTCGCATCGCGGTGGCGGAGACCTACGACGTGATCGTCGAGCCGCAGGAGGACCGGGCGTTCGCGATCTTCGCCCAGGCTATCGACCGTACCGGTTACGCGTGCGGCACGCTGGCGCCACGGCCCGGCATGCAGGCGGTGGTGCCGGCGATGGATCCGCGCATGCCGCTGGCGATGGTGGACATGATGGGCGCGATGGGATCTTCTCCCCTCTCCCCTGGGGGGAGGGTAAGGGCGGAGCGTGGCGTCGCCGGTTCCACCGAACCCTCTCCCCCAACCCCTCTTCCTCGCTCCTCAAAGCAGGGGCATCCTGCCCCTTCCCCGCGTCCGGAGGGAGAGGGAAGCGACGTTCGCCACGCCCGTACGGAATACCGCAACCCCGGCGTCGACATGCACGTGGACATGCCACGCACCAACCTCGACGACCCCGGCACCGGCCTGCGCGACAACGGTCGCCGCGTGCTCACCTACGCCGACCTGCACACGATCGGCGGCTCCATCGACCCGCGCGAACCGAGCCGCGAGATCGAGCTGCACCTCACCGGCAACATGGAGCGCTACATGTGGTCGTTCGACGGCGTGAAGTTTTCCGACGCCAAGTCGATCCACTTCCGCAGCGGCGAGCGGCTGCGCATCGTGCTGGTCAACGACACCATGATGAACCACCCGATCCACCTGCACGGCATGTGGAGCGAACTGGAGAGGCCGGACGGGCAATTCCAGGTGCGCAAGCACACCATCAACGTGCAACCCGCGCAGCGCATCGCCTACGGCGTGAGTGCCGACAACCTCGGGCGCTGGGCCTACCACTGCCACATGCTCTACCACATGGAGGCGGGGATGATGCGCGAGGTGGTGGTGTCATGA
- a CDS encoding copper resistance protein B — MPGMTMGPMQGGRAPPDARSPDYSDGVGYGDMAGMERHDAKSLGMLLIDQLEAFHGLDANGQAWEAQGWYGSDTSKLWVRTEGERSGGRLEDGDVEAFWSHAVAAFWDSQLGVRQDFGAGPERTWAAFGVQGLAPYWFELEATGYIGANGRTAARLRADYELLFTQRLILQPEAEVNLYGKDDPQRRIGSGVSDVQFGLRLRYEFHRQFAPYIGVNWIRRIGTTADYARQDHQPVLDWQIVAGVRIWF, encoded by the coding sequence ATGCCCGGCATGACGATGGGCCCGATGCAAGGCGGCCGCGCACCGCCGGATGCGCGCAGCCCGGACTACTCCGACGGCGTGGGCTACGGCGACATGGCGGGCATGGAACGGCATGACGCCAAATCGCTGGGCATGTTGCTGATCGATCAGCTGGAAGCCTTTCACGGTCTCGACGCGAACGGCCAGGCCTGGGAAGCCCAAGGCTGGTACGGCAGCGACACCAGCAAGCTGTGGGTTCGCACGGAAGGCGAGCGCAGCGGCGGCAGGCTGGAGGACGGTGATGTGGAGGCGTTCTGGAGCCACGCGGTCGCCGCGTTCTGGGACAGCCAGCTCGGCGTGCGCCAGGACTTCGGCGCAGGCCCGGAACGGACATGGGCCGCGTTCGGCGTGCAAGGCCTGGCGCCGTACTGGTTCGAGCTGGAAGCCACCGGCTATATCGGCGCCAACGGCCGTACCGCCGCGCGCCTGCGGGCCGATTACGAACTGCTGTTCACCCAGCGGCTGATCCTGCAGCCGGAAGCCGAGGTCAACCTCTACGGCAAGGACGATCCGCAGCGCCGCATCGGCAGCGGCGTGTCCGACGTGCAGTTCGGCCTGCGCCTGCGCTACGAGTTCCACCGCCAGTTCGCGCCCTACATCGGCGTGAACTGGATCCGCCGCATCGGCACCACGGCCGACTATGCGCGGCAGGATCACCAACCCGTACTCGACTGGCAGATCGTGGCCGGCGTCCGCATCTGGTTCTGA
- a CDS encoding c-type cytochrome: MKNPIAHLITIAVTLGVLAIGTGAFAWSGLYNIGADDHHTRPVFAFLQTLRDRSIRLRSEDLTVPNLDDPQLILKGAGQYAAMCTGCHLSPGVDDSELRTGMYPQPPNLSRVHVDPKEAFWIIKHGIKMSAMPAWGMAGHDDPTIWSMVAFLEKLPGMSPAEYKAIVAKAPPDEDMDDDHGAAHAHDAAHMQGMDMSGHNPEPAAAGDAGHSQHEP, encoded by the coding sequence ATGAAAAACCCCATCGCGCACCTCATCACGATCGCCGTCACCTTGGGCGTGCTGGCTATCGGCACCGGCGCGTTCGCCTGGTCCGGTCTTTACAACATCGGCGCGGACGATCACCACACCAGGCCGGTGTTCGCGTTCCTGCAAACCCTGCGCGACCGTTCGATCCGCCTGCGCTCGGAGGATCTCACCGTGCCGAACCTCGACGATCCGCAACTGATCCTGAAAGGCGCCGGCCAGTACGCGGCGATGTGCACCGGCTGCCACCTTTCGCCTGGCGTCGACGACTCCGAGCTGCGAACCGGCATGTACCCGCAGCCGCCCAACCTCTCAAGGGTGCACGTCGATCCGAAGGAGGCGTTCTGGATCATCAAGCACGGCATCAAGATGAGCGCGATGCCCGCCTGGGGCATGGCCGGCCACGACGATCCCACCATCTGGAGCATGGTGGCCTTCCTTGAGAAGCTGCCCGGCATGTCGCCCGCCGAATACAAGGCCATCGTGGCCAAGGCGCCGCCGGACGAGGACATGGACGATGACCACGGCGCCGCGCATGCGCACGATGCGGCGCACATGCAGGGGATGGACATGTCCGGCCATAATCCCGAGCCAGCCGCTGCTGGCGATGCCGGACATTCGCAACATGAGCCTTGA
- a CDS encoding GDCCVxC domain-containing (seleno)protein, whose amino-acid sequence MSLEPILQSTLTCPHCGHQSVETMPTDACIYFHECAGCGVLLRPQAGDCCVFCSYGSVPCPPVQSQKSCCG is encoded by the coding sequence ATGAGCCTTGAGCCGATCCTGCAGAGCACGCTGACCTGCCCGCATTGCGGTCATCAATCGGTCGAGACCATGCCGACCGATGCCTGCATCTACTTCCACGAATGCGCCGGCTGCGGCGTGCTGCTGCGGCCCCAGGCGGGCGACTGCTGCGTGTTCTGTTCCTACGGCAGCGTGCCGTGCCCGCCGGTGCAGTCGCAGAAATCCTGCTGCGGTTAG
- the dmeF gene encoding CDF family Co(II)/Ni(II) efflux transporter DmeF has translation MSALPDISKYTHSHQFNEGNPLAERNTLRAVVITAVMMVVEIVGGYLLNSMALLADGWHMSSHALALGLSVGAYALARRLADDRRFAFGTWKIEVLGGYSSALLLGVVAALMLFQSVERLFVPGVIHYNDAIAIATVGLAVNLTCAWLLRGGHHGHDHHHGHTHDHHDHAHHHDINLRSAYLHVVADAATSVLAIGALVGGKFLGAAWLDPAMGIVGAALVANWAWGLLKQSGGILLDAEMDSPVVQEIRDVIVERFPAAAVSDLHVWRVGKGRYACILALVSTTPLAPDAVRRQLAIREELAHVTVEVTLAAH, from the coding sequence GTGAGCGCCCTGCCCGACATCTCGAAATACACGCACAGCCACCAGTTCAACGAGGGCAATCCGCTGGCGGAGCGCAACACGCTGCGCGCGGTGGTCATCACCGCGGTGATGATGGTGGTGGAGATCGTCGGCGGTTATCTGTTGAACTCGATGGCGCTGCTGGCCGACGGCTGGCACATGAGTTCGCATGCGCTGGCACTGGGCCTGTCGGTGGGCGCGTATGCGCTGGCGCGCCGACTTGCGGACGACCGCCGCTTCGCGTTCGGCACCTGGAAGATCGAGGTGCTGGGCGGCTACAGCAGCGCGCTGCTGTTGGGCGTGGTGGCCGCGCTGATGCTGTTCCAGTCGGTCGAGCGGCTGTTCGTACCTGGCGTGATCCACTACAACGACGCGATCGCGATCGCCACGGTCGGCCTGGCGGTGAACCTGACCTGCGCATGGCTGCTGCGCGGCGGCCATCACGGGCACGACCACCATCACGGGCACACGCACGACCATCACGACCACGCGCACCACCACGACATCAACCTGCGCTCAGCCTATCTGCACGTCGTGGCCGATGCGGCCACCTCGGTGCTGGCGATCGGCGCGCTGGTGGGCGGCAAGTTCCTCGGCGCGGCGTGGCTCGACCCGGCGATGGGCATCGTCGGCGCCGCCCTGGTGGCGAACTGGGCCTGGGGCCTGCTGAAGCAGTCCGGCGGCATCCTGCTGGACGCCGAGATGGACAGCCCGGTGGTGCAGGAAATCCGCGACGTGATCGTGGAACGGTTTCCCGCCGCCGCGGTGAGCGATCTGCACGTGTGGCGCGTGGGCAAGGGGCGTTACGCCTGCATCCTCGCGCTGGTCTCGACGACACCGCTTGCACCCGATGCGGTTCGCCGACAGCTGGCGATCCGCGAGGAACTCGCCCACGTCACCGTCGAGGTGACGCTTGCCGCGCACTAG
- a CDS encoding metal/formaldehyde-sensitive transcriptional repressor, translated as MAHLAKDNRKLVARVRRIGGQVAALERALTPDADCGAVLHQLAAVRGAVNGLMLQVLEGHLREHVAPANRRGQAELEPVMAVLRSYLK; from the coding sequence ATGGCTCATCTGGCGAAGGACAACCGAAAGCTCGTCGCGCGTGTGCGACGGATCGGCGGGCAGGTCGCCGCGCTGGAACGCGCGCTGACGCCGGACGCCGATTGCGGCGCCGTGCTGCACCAGCTGGCGGCCGTGCGCGGCGCGGTCAACGGCCTGATGCTGCAGGTGCTGGAAGGGCACCTGCGCGAGCACGTTGCGCCGGCGAACCGGCGCGGTCAGGCCGAACTGGAGCCGGTCATGGCGGTGTTGCGCAGCTACCTGAAATGA
- a CDS encoding NAD(P)-dependent oxidoreductase: MKIALFGATGHLGQGILDEALSRGCEVVAIVRDPARLATHHDRLTVVTGDVARPAGWLDAAHGSDAVIASLSARRDGNNDSVPAAARTLLDNLPKAGVRRLLWVGGAGSLETAPGVKVIDDPNFPAAWKPEAEAQGRALDVFRTSHADVDWTYVSPAALIEDGERSGKYRVGGDQLLVDGNGVSRITVPDYAAALLDRIEKHDALRQRITVAY; the protein is encoded by the coding sequence ATGAAAATCGCACTGTTCGGCGCCACCGGCCATCTCGGCCAGGGCATCCTCGACGAGGCGTTGTCGCGCGGCTGCGAGGTCGTCGCGATCGTGCGCGATCCCGCGCGCCTCGCCACGCACCACGACAGGCTGACCGTCGTCACCGGCGACGTCGCCCGGCCCGCCGGCTGGCTCGATGCCGCGCACGGCAGCGACGCCGTGATCGCCAGCCTGTCCGCGCGACGCGACGGCAACAACGACAGCGTGCCGGCCGCCGCGCGTACCCTGCTGGACAACCTGCCGAAGGCCGGCGTGCGGCGCCTGCTGTGGGTAGGCGGCGCCGGTTCGCTGGAAACCGCGCCGGGCGTGAAGGTGATCGACGATCCGAACTTCCCCGCCGCGTGGAAGCCGGAGGCCGAGGCACAGGGCCGGGCGCTGGACGTGTTCCGCACCAGCCACGCCGACGTGGACTGGACCTATGTCAGCCCGGCCGCGCTGATCGAGGATGGCGAGCGCAGCGGCAAGTACCGCGTCGGCGGCGACCAGTTGCTGGTCGATGGCAACGGCGTCAGCCGCATCACCGTTCCCGACTACGCGGCCGCCCTGCTCGATCGCATCGAGAAGCACGACGCGCTGCGCCAGCGCATCACCGTCGCCTACTGA
- a CDS encoding LysR family transcriptional regulator, with product MDGINLNRLAVFVALVRAGSFTAAAAQLGLTKAMVSQHLARLEQELGVTLLVRSTRCMALTEAGAAFHADCARILGEAEAAIERVGENRETPRGTLRLAAPVNYGAAVVAPALAGFLRLHPQVQAELVLDDGISDLIGGRFDLAIRGGPLRDSGLRAVRLAGFRQLLVAAPAYLAARGTPRRPQELAAHDAVVLSVLSSPLRWNFTARDGTQQRVRLTPRAQADSAAAVHAMALAGAGLAVLPDFMVEADLQAGRLKPLLPAQRLPEGSFHAVYPGHAPSAKVRTFIDHLRAGIAPTPRRQSTML from the coding sequence ATGGACGGGATCAATCTCAACCGGCTGGCGGTGTTCGTGGCGCTGGTGCGTGCCGGCTCGTTCACCGCGGCGGCGGCGCAGCTGGGCCTGACCAAGGCGATGGTGAGCCAGCACCTGGCGCGGCTGGAGCAGGAGCTGGGCGTGACCCTGCTGGTGCGCAGCACGCGGTGCATGGCGCTGACCGAGGCGGGCGCAGCCTTCCATGCCGACTGCGCGCGCATCCTCGGTGAGGCCGAGGCCGCCATTGAGCGTGTCGGCGAGAACCGCGAGACGCCGCGCGGCACGCTGCGCCTCGCCGCGCCGGTGAACTACGGCGCCGCGGTGGTGGCGCCCGCGCTGGCCGGCTTCCTGCGCCTGCATCCGCAGGTGCAAGCCGAACTGGTGCTCGACGACGGGATCAGCGACCTGATCGGCGGGCGCTTCGACCTGGCGATCCGCGGCGGGCCATTGCGCGACTCCGGCCTGCGCGCGGTGCGGCTGGCGGGCTTCCGCCAGCTGCTGGTGGCGGCGCCGGCCTATCTCGCCGCGCGCGGCACGCCGCGGCGGCCGCAGGAGCTGGCAGCGCACGACGCGGTCGTGCTGTCGGTGCTGTCCTCGCCGCTGCGCTGGAACTTCACCGCGCGCGACGGCACGCAGCAGCGCGTGCGCCTGACGCCGCGCGCACAGGCCGACAGCGCGGCGGCGGTGCACGCGATGGCGCTGGCCGGAGCGGGGCTGGCCGTGCTGCCCGACTTCATGGTGGAGGCCGACCTGCAGGCCGGCCGGCTGAAGCCATTGCTGCCTGCGCAGCGCCTGCCCGAGGGCAGTTTCCACGCGGTGTATCCGGGCCACGCGCCATCGGCGAAGGTGCGCACCTTCATCGACCATCTGCGCGCGGGCATCGCGCCGACGCCCCGGCGTCAGTCGACCATGTTGTGA
- a CDS encoding DMT family transporter: MQSVSKARLQIHFCVLLWGFTAILGRLISLPALPLVWWRMLLVTLALLLMPRVWRGLRAMPARLRWAYAGIGVLVSLHWLTFYAAIKLANASVGATCIALGPVFLAFVEPWIAKRRFDPRELLIGVAVVPGVALVVGGVPTDMRLGIAVGVLSALFVALFGSLNKRLVEHGDPLTVTCIELGTGAVFLTLLAPLLPHAGPAFVLPDAHDAVLLLALAFGCTLLPFTLALVALRHMSAFGTQMVTNLEPVYAIVLAMLLLGEQRQLDGWFYAGVAVILAAVFAHPLLHRVRRGPRQTELLGTTESHNMVD; this comes from the coding sequence ATGCAGTCCGTCAGCAAGGCCCGTCTGCAGATCCACTTCTGCGTCCTGCTGTGGGGCTTCACCGCGATCCTTGGCAGGCTGATCTCCCTGCCCGCGCTGCCGCTGGTGTGGTGGCGCATGCTGCTGGTGACGCTGGCGCTGCTGCTGATGCCGCGGGTGTGGCGCGGCCTGCGCGCGATGCCGGCGCGGCTGCGCTGGGCCTATGCCGGCATCGGCGTGCTGGTGTCGCTGCACTGGCTCACGTTCTATGCCGCGATCAAGCTCGCCAACGCCTCGGTGGGCGCCACCTGCATCGCGCTGGGGCCGGTGTTCCTGGCCTTCGTCGAGCCATGGATCGCCAAACGCCGCTTCGACCCGCGTGAGCTGCTGATCGGCGTCGCCGTGGTGCCCGGCGTGGCGCTGGTGGTGGGTGGCGTGCCGACGGACATGCGCCTCGGTATCGCGGTGGGCGTGCTGTCGGCGCTGTTCGTGGCCTTGTTCGGCTCGCTCAACAAGCGCCTGGTGGAGCACGGCGACCCACTCACCGTCACCTGCATCGAGCTGGGCACCGGCGCCGTCTTCCTCACCCTGCTGGCGCCGCTGCTGCCGCACGCGGGCCCGGCCTTCGTGCTGCCGGACGCGCACGACGCCGTGTTGCTGCTGGCGCTGGCCTTCGGCTGCACGCTGTTGCCGTTCACCCTGGCGCTGGTGGCGCTGCGCCACATGAGCGCGTTCGGCACCCAGATGGTGACCAACCTGGAGCCGGTCTACGCGATCGTGCTGGCGATGCTGCTGCTCGGCGAGCAGCGGCAACTTGACGGCTGGTTCTACGCCGGCGTGGCGGTGATCCTGGCCGCGGTGTTTGCGCATCCCCTGCTGCACCGCGTGCGGCGCGGACCGCGGCAGACCGAGCTGCTCGGCACCACCGAGAGTCACAACATGGTCGACTGA
- a CDS encoding siderophore-interacting protein, whose translation MASHIHRRLRHDVALRTLAVLRVEPLSPHMRRMTLGGPGLHGFLSAAPDDHVKLFFPNRDGELVLPVLGPNGPEFPAGREPSPMRDYTPRRHDAARGELLIDFVLHGDGPASNWAMQAAPGQCLAAGGPRGSHVIADDFDRYVLMGDETALPAIGRWLEELPAGARATALIEIPEAADRQSLSSRGEVEIRWLARDGAEHGELLERALQELPATEGDTFYWIAAESRRVRAMRQWLDQRGVPKDWIKATGYWQAHPEDAEDESRH comes from the coding sequence ATGGCATCCCACATCCACCGGCGCCTGCGCCACGACGTCGCGCTGCGCACACTGGCCGTGCTGCGCGTCGAGCCTCTCTCCCCGCACATGCGGCGGATGACGTTAGGCGGCCCCGGGCTGCACGGCTTCCTGAGCGCCGCGCCCGACGACCATGTGAAGCTGTTCTTCCCCAACCGCGACGGTGAACTGGTGCTGCCCGTGCTCGGGCCCAACGGCCCGGAATTCCCTGCCGGCCGCGAACCTTCGCCGATGCGCGACTACACCCCGCGCCGCCACGACGCCGCGCGCGGCGAGCTGCTGATCGACTTCGTGCTGCACGGCGACGGCCCCGCGTCGAACTGGGCCATGCAAGCCGCGCCGGGGCAGTGCCTGGCTGCCGGCGGCCCGCGCGGTTCCCACGTGATCGCGGACGACTTCGACCGCTACGTGCTGATGGGCGACGAGACCGCCCTGCCCGCGATCGGCCGCTGGCTGGAGGAACTGCCCGCCGGCGCGCGTGCCACCGCGCTGATCGAGATTCCCGAGGCCGCCGACCGCCAGTCGTTGTCCTCGCGCGGCGAAGTCGAGATCCGCTGGCTCGCACGCGACGGCGCCGAACACGGCGAACTGCTGGAACGTGCGCTGCAGGAACTGCCCGCCACCGAAGGCGACACGTTCTACTGGATCGCCGCCGAATCGCGCCGCGTCCGCGCGATGCGCCAATGGCTGGACCAACGCGGCGTGCCGAAGGACTGGATCAAGGCCACCGGCTACTGGCAGGCCCACCCGGAGGATGCGGAAGACGAGTCACGCCACTGA